Proteins encoded by one window of Cucurbita pepo subsp. pepo cultivar mu-cu-16 chromosome LG14, ASM280686v2, whole genome shotgun sequence:
- the LOC111810915 gene encoding cytochrome P450 87A3-like isoform X4, with the protein MAFWDGAPCLEEGSMGFPLLGETLQFFAPNTSSDIPPFVRNRMDRYGPIFRTSLVGRPLIVSTDPDLNYYIFQEEGQLFQSWYPDTFTEIFGRQNVGSLHGFMYKYLKNMVLHLFGPESLRKMIPEVEAVATQRLRQWSSQNSVELKDNTASMIFHLTAKKLISYDSENSSENLRENFVAFIQGLISFPLNVPGTAYNKCLQGRKRAMRMLKNMLQERRANPRKQQIDFFDFVLEELEKDGTLLTEEIALDLMFVLLFASFETTSLAITAAIKFLLNNPHVLEELTAEHEGILRRRENAHSGLTWEEYKSMTFTFQFINETARLANIVPGIFRKALRDIQFKGYTIPAGWAVMVCPPAVHLNPEKYVDPLAFNPWRWEKSELKGASKHFMAFGGGMRFCVGTDFTKVQMAVFLHCLVTKYRFKAIKGGNIVRTPGLQFPDGFDVQIMEK; encoded by the exons ATGGCATTCTGGGACGGAGCTCCATGTCTGGAAGAAG GTTCAATGGGTTTTCCTCTACTTGGTGAAACCCTGCAGTTCTTTGCTCCCAATACCTCCTCTGATATTCCTCCTTTCGTCAGAAACAGAATGGATAG GTATGGACCGATTTTCCGAACGAGTTTGGTGGGAAGACCGTTGATTGTCTCGACAGACCCTGACTTGAATTACTATATCTTTCAAGAAGAGGGACAATTGTTCCAGAGCTGGTATCCTGATACCTTCACAGAGATATTTGGAAGGCAAAATGTTGGTTCGCTGCACGGTTTCATGTATAAATATCTTAAGAACATGGTTCTTCATCTTTTTGGCCCTGAAAGTCTGAGAAAGATGATACCTGAAGTTGAGGCTGTAGCAACTCAAAGATTGAGACAATGGTCATCTCAAAACTCAGTTGAATTGAAGGATAATACTGCAAGT ATGATTTTTCATCTGACTGCAAAGAAGCTGATTAGTTATGATTCAGAAAATTCTTCGGAGAATTTGAGAGAGAACTTTGTTGCATTCATACAGGGCTTGATCTCCTTCCCTCTAAATGTTCCCGGAACTGCTTATAACAAATGCTTACAG GGCCGGAAAAGAGCGATGAGGATGCTGAAGAACATGTTACAAGAAAGGCGAGCAAATCCAAGGAAACAACAAATAgatttttttgattttgttcttgaagaaCTGGAGAAAGATGGAACTCTTCTCACTGAGGAAATTGCTTTGGACCTTATGTTTGTACTACTTTTTGCAAGCTTTGAAACTACTTCACTTGCTATTACAGCAGCCATCAAATTtctcctcaacaatcctcatGTGCTCGAGGAGCTGACG GCTGAACATGAGGGAATATTGAGGAGAAGGGAAAATGCACATTCTGGGCTTACTTGGGAGGAATACAAATCCATGACATTCACATTTCAG TTTATCAACGAAACGGCGAGACTGGCAAATATAGTTCCAGGAATCTTTCGAAAAGCACTAAGAGATATCCAGTTTAAGG GATATACCATTCCAGCAGGCTGGGCTGTTATGGTCTGCCCTCCAGCTGTGCACTTAAACCCGGAAAAGTACGTCGATCCCCTTGCTTTTAACCCGTGGCGATGGGAG AAATCTGAACTGAAGGGAGCCTCTAAACATTTCATGGCTTTTGGTGGGGGCATGAGGTTCTGTGTTGGTACAGATTTTACCAAAGTTCAAATGGCTGTGTTTCTCCATTGTCTGGTTACAAAGTACAG GTTCAAAGCAATCAAAGGAGGCAACATCGTCCGAACTCCCGGTTTACAGTTCCCGGACGGCTTTGACGTTCAGATCATGGAGAAATAA
- the LOC111810915 gene encoding cytochrome P450 87A3-like isoform X2, whose protein sequence is MSGRSFTHWLYRWRNPKCNGKLPPGSMGFPLLGETLQFFAPNTSSDIPPFVRNRMDRYGPIFRTSLVGRPLIVSTDPDLNYYIFQEEGQLFQSWYPDTFTEIFGRQNVGSLHGFMYKYLKNMVLHLFGPESLRKMIPEVEAVATQRLRQWSSQNSVELKDNTASMIFHLTAKKLISYDSENSSENLRENFVAFIQGLISFPLNVPGTAYNKCLQGRKRAMRMLKNMLQERRANPRKQQIDFFDFVLEELEKDGTLLTEEIALDLMFVLLFASFETTSLAITAAIKFLLNNPHVLEELTAEHEGILRRRENAHSGLTWEEYKSMTFTFQFINETARLANIVPGIFRKALRDIQFKGYTIPAGWAVMVCPPAVHLNPEKYVDPLAFNPWRWEKSELKGASKHFMAFGGGMRFCVGTDFTKVQMAVFLHCLVTKYRFKAIKGGNIVRTPGLQFPDGFDVQIMEK, encoded by the exons ATGTCTGGAAGAAG TTTTACACACTGGCTTTATAGATGGAGAAATCCCAAATGTAATGGAAAACTTCCACCAGGTTCAATGGGTTTTCCTCTACTTGGTGAAACCCTGCAGTTCTTTGCTCCCAATACCTCCTCTGATATTCCTCCTTTCGTCAGAAACAGAATGGATAG GTATGGACCGATTTTCCGAACGAGTTTGGTGGGAAGACCGTTGATTGTCTCGACAGACCCTGACTTGAATTACTATATCTTTCAAGAAGAGGGACAATTGTTCCAGAGCTGGTATCCTGATACCTTCACAGAGATATTTGGAAGGCAAAATGTTGGTTCGCTGCACGGTTTCATGTATAAATATCTTAAGAACATGGTTCTTCATCTTTTTGGCCCTGAAAGTCTGAGAAAGATGATACCTGAAGTTGAGGCTGTAGCAACTCAAAGATTGAGACAATGGTCATCTCAAAACTCAGTTGAATTGAAGGATAATACTGCAAGT ATGATTTTTCATCTGACTGCAAAGAAGCTGATTAGTTATGATTCAGAAAATTCTTCGGAGAATTTGAGAGAGAACTTTGTTGCATTCATACAGGGCTTGATCTCCTTCCCTCTAAATGTTCCCGGAACTGCTTATAACAAATGCTTACAG GGCCGGAAAAGAGCGATGAGGATGCTGAAGAACATGTTACAAGAAAGGCGAGCAAATCCAAGGAAACAACAAATAgatttttttgattttgttcttgaagaaCTGGAGAAAGATGGAACTCTTCTCACTGAGGAAATTGCTTTGGACCTTATGTTTGTACTACTTTTTGCAAGCTTTGAAACTACTTCACTTGCTATTACAGCAGCCATCAAATTtctcctcaacaatcctcatGTGCTCGAGGAGCTGACG GCTGAACATGAGGGAATATTGAGGAGAAGGGAAAATGCACATTCTGGGCTTACTTGGGAGGAATACAAATCCATGACATTCACATTTCAG TTTATCAACGAAACGGCGAGACTGGCAAATATAGTTCCAGGAATCTTTCGAAAAGCACTAAGAGATATCCAGTTTAAGG GATATACCATTCCAGCAGGCTGGGCTGTTATGGTCTGCCCTCCAGCTGTGCACTTAAACCCGGAAAAGTACGTCGATCCCCTTGCTTTTAACCCGTGGCGATGGGAG AAATCTGAACTGAAGGGAGCCTCTAAACATTTCATGGCTTTTGGTGGGGGCATGAGGTTCTGTGTTGGTACAGATTTTACCAAAGTTCAAATGGCTGTGTTTCTCCATTGTCTGGTTACAAAGTACAG GTTCAAAGCAATCAAAGGAGGCAACATCGTCCGAACTCCCGGTTTACAGTTCCCGGACGGCTTTGACGTTCAGATCATGGAGAAATAA
- the LOC111810915 gene encoding cytochrome P450 87A3-like isoform X5, giving the protein MSGRRYGPIFRTSLVGRPLIVSTDPDLNYYIFQEEGQLFQSWYPDTFTEIFGRQNVGSLHGFMYKYLKNMVLHLFGPESLRKMIPEVEAVATQRLRQWSSQNSVELKDNTASMIFHLTAKKLISYDSENSSENLRENFVAFIQGLISFPLNVPGTAYNKCLQGRKRAMRMLKNMLQERRANPRKQQIDFFDFVLEELEKDGTLLTEEIALDLMFVLLFASFETTSLAITAAIKFLLNNPHVLEELTAEHEGILRRRENAHSGLTWEEYKSMTFTFQFINETARLANIVPGIFRKALRDIQFKGYTIPAGWAVMVCPPAVHLNPEKYVDPLAFNPWRWEKSELKGASKHFMAFGGGMRFCVGTDFTKVQMAVFLHCLVTKYRFKAIKGGNIVRTPGLQFPDGFDVQIMEK; this is encoded by the exons ATGTCTGGAAGAAG GTATGGACCGATTTTCCGAACGAGTTTGGTGGGAAGACCGTTGATTGTCTCGACAGACCCTGACTTGAATTACTATATCTTTCAAGAAGAGGGACAATTGTTCCAGAGCTGGTATCCTGATACCTTCACAGAGATATTTGGAAGGCAAAATGTTGGTTCGCTGCACGGTTTCATGTATAAATATCTTAAGAACATGGTTCTTCATCTTTTTGGCCCTGAAAGTCTGAGAAAGATGATACCTGAAGTTGAGGCTGTAGCAACTCAAAGATTGAGACAATGGTCATCTCAAAACTCAGTTGAATTGAAGGATAATACTGCAAGT ATGATTTTTCATCTGACTGCAAAGAAGCTGATTAGTTATGATTCAGAAAATTCTTCGGAGAATTTGAGAGAGAACTTTGTTGCATTCATACAGGGCTTGATCTCCTTCCCTCTAAATGTTCCCGGAACTGCTTATAACAAATGCTTACAG GGCCGGAAAAGAGCGATGAGGATGCTGAAGAACATGTTACAAGAAAGGCGAGCAAATCCAAGGAAACAACAAATAgatttttttgattttgttcttgaagaaCTGGAGAAAGATGGAACTCTTCTCACTGAGGAAATTGCTTTGGACCTTATGTTTGTACTACTTTTTGCAAGCTTTGAAACTACTTCACTTGCTATTACAGCAGCCATCAAATTtctcctcaacaatcctcatGTGCTCGAGGAGCTGACG GCTGAACATGAGGGAATATTGAGGAGAAGGGAAAATGCACATTCTGGGCTTACTTGGGAGGAATACAAATCCATGACATTCACATTTCAG TTTATCAACGAAACGGCGAGACTGGCAAATATAGTTCCAGGAATCTTTCGAAAAGCACTAAGAGATATCCAGTTTAAGG GATATACCATTCCAGCAGGCTGGGCTGTTATGGTCTGCCCTCCAGCTGTGCACTTAAACCCGGAAAAGTACGTCGATCCCCTTGCTTTTAACCCGTGGCGATGGGAG AAATCTGAACTGAAGGGAGCCTCTAAACATTTCATGGCTTTTGGTGGGGGCATGAGGTTCTGTGTTGGTACAGATTTTACCAAAGTTCAAATGGCTGTGTTTCTCCATTGTCTGGTTACAAAGTACAG GTTCAAAGCAATCAAAGGAGGCAACATCGTCCGAACTCCCGGTTTACAGTTCCCGGACGGCTTTGACGTTCAGATCATGGAGAAATAA
- the LOC111810915 gene encoding cytochrome P450 87A3-like isoform X3 — protein MSGRRWRNPKCNGKLPPGSMGFPLLGETLQFFAPNTSSDIPPFVRNRMDRYGPIFRTSLVGRPLIVSTDPDLNYYIFQEEGQLFQSWYPDTFTEIFGRQNVGSLHGFMYKYLKNMVLHLFGPESLRKMIPEVEAVATQRLRQWSSQNSVELKDNTASMIFHLTAKKLISYDSENSSENLRENFVAFIQGLISFPLNVPGTAYNKCLQGRKRAMRMLKNMLQERRANPRKQQIDFFDFVLEELEKDGTLLTEEIALDLMFVLLFASFETTSLAITAAIKFLLNNPHVLEELTAEHEGILRRRENAHSGLTWEEYKSMTFTFQFINETARLANIVPGIFRKALRDIQFKGYTIPAGWAVMVCPPAVHLNPEKYVDPLAFNPWRWEKSELKGASKHFMAFGGGMRFCVGTDFTKVQMAVFLHCLVTKYRFKAIKGGNIVRTPGLQFPDGFDVQIMEK, from the exons ATGTCTGGAAGAAG ATGGAGAAATCCCAAATGTAATGGAAAACTTCCACCAGGTTCAATGGGTTTTCCTCTACTTGGTGAAACCCTGCAGTTCTTTGCTCCCAATACCTCCTCTGATATTCCTCCTTTCGTCAGAAACAGAATGGATAG GTATGGACCGATTTTCCGAACGAGTTTGGTGGGAAGACCGTTGATTGTCTCGACAGACCCTGACTTGAATTACTATATCTTTCAAGAAGAGGGACAATTGTTCCAGAGCTGGTATCCTGATACCTTCACAGAGATATTTGGAAGGCAAAATGTTGGTTCGCTGCACGGTTTCATGTATAAATATCTTAAGAACATGGTTCTTCATCTTTTTGGCCCTGAAAGTCTGAGAAAGATGATACCTGAAGTTGAGGCTGTAGCAACTCAAAGATTGAGACAATGGTCATCTCAAAACTCAGTTGAATTGAAGGATAATACTGCAAGT ATGATTTTTCATCTGACTGCAAAGAAGCTGATTAGTTATGATTCAGAAAATTCTTCGGAGAATTTGAGAGAGAACTTTGTTGCATTCATACAGGGCTTGATCTCCTTCCCTCTAAATGTTCCCGGAACTGCTTATAACAAATGCTTACAG GGCCGGAAAAGAGCGATGAGGATGCTGAAGAACATGTTACAAGAAAGGCGAGCAAATCCAAGGAAACAACAAATAgatttttttgattttgttcttgaagaaCTGGAGAAAGATGGAACTCTTCTCACTGAGGAAATTGCTTTGGACCTTATGTTTGTACTACTTTTTGCAAGCTTTGAAACTACTTCACTTGCTATTACAGCAGCCATCAAATTtctcctcaacaatcctcatGTGCTCGAGGAGCTGACG GCTGAACATGAGGGAATATTGAGGAGAAGGGAAAATGCACATTCTGGGCTTACTTGGGAGGAATACAAATCCATGACATTCACATTTCAG TTTATCAACGAAACGGCGAGACTGGCAAATATAGTTCCAGGAATCTTTCGAAAAGCACTAAGAGATATCCAGTTTAAGG GATATACCATTCCAGCAGGCTGGGCTGTTATGGTCTGCCCTCCAGCTGTGCACTTAAACCCGGAAAAGTACGTCGATCCCCTTGCTTTTAACCCGTGGCGATGGGAG AAATCTGAACTGAAGGGAGCCTCTAAACATTTCATGGCTTTTGGTGGGGGCATGAGGTTCTGTGTTGGTACAGATTTTACCAAAGTTCAAATGGCTGTGTTTCTCCATTGTCTGGTTACAAAGTACAG GTTCAAAGCAATCAAAGGAGGCAACATCGTCCGAACTCCCGGTTTACAGTTCCCGGACGGCTTTGACGTTCAGATCATGGAGAAATAA
- the LOC111810915 gene encoding cytochrome P450 87A3-like isoform X1, protein MWLLLIGAIVVVSFTHWLYRWRNPKCNGKLPPGSMGFPLLGETLQFFAPNTSSDIPPFVRNRMDRYGPIFRTSLVGRPLIVSTDPDLNYYIFQEEGQLFQSWYPDTFTEIFGRQNVGSLHGFMYKYLKNMVLHLFGPESLRKMIPEVEAVATQRLRQWSSQNSVELKDNTASMIFHLTAKKLISYDSENSSENLRENFVAFIQGLISFPLNVPGTAYNKCLQGRKRAMRMLKNMLQERRANPRKQQIDFFDFVLEELEKDGTLLTEEIALDLMFVLLFASFETTSLAITAAIKFLLNNPHVLEELTAEHEGILRRRENAHSGLTWEEYKSMTFTFQFINETARLANIVPGIFRKALRDIQFKGYTIPAGWAVMVCPPAVHLNPEKYVDPLAFNPWRWEKSELKGASKHFMAFGGGMRFCVGTDFTKVQMAVFLHCLVTKYRFKAIKGGNIVRTPGLQFPDGFDVQIMEK, encoded by the exons ATGTGGCTTCTTTTGATTGGTGCTATTGTTGTTGTAAGTTTTACACACTGGCTTTATAGATGGAGAAATCCCAAATGTAATGGAAAACTTCCACCAGGTTCAATGGGTTTTCCTCTACTTGGTGAAACCCTGCAGTTCTTTGCTCCCAATACCTCCTCTGATATTCCTCCTTTCGTCAGAAACAGAATGGATAG GTATGGACCGATTTTCCGAACGAGTTTGGTGGGAAGACCGTTGATTGTCTCGACAGACCCTGACTTGAATTACTATATCTTTCAAGAAGAGGGACAATTGTTCCAGAGCTGGTATCCTGATACCTTCACAGAGATATTTGGAAGGCAAAATGTTGGTTCGCTGCACGGTTTCATGTATAAATATCTTAAGAACATGGTTCTTCATCTTTTTGGCCCTGAAAGTCTGAGAAAGATGATACCTGAAGTTGAGGCTGTAGCAACTCAAAGATTGAGACAATGGTCATCTCAAAACTCAGTTGAATTGAAGGATAATACTGCAAGT ATGATTTTTCATCTGACTGCAAAGAAGCTGATTAGTTATGATTCAGAAAATTCTTCGGAGAATTTGAGAGAGAACTTTGTTGCATTCATACAGGGCTTGATCTCCTTCCCTCTAAATGTTCCCGGAACTGCTTATAACAAATGCTTACAG GGCCGGAAAAGAGCGATGAGGATGCTGAAGAACATGTTACAAGAAAGGCGAGCAAATCCAAGGAAACAACAAATAgatttttttgattttgttcttgaagaaCTGGAGAAAGATGGAACTCTTCTCACTGAGGAAATTGCTTTGGACCTTATGTTTGTACTACTTTTTGCAAGCTTTGAAACTACTTCACTTGCTATTACAGCAGCCATCAAATTtctcctcaacaatcctcatGTGCTCGAGGAGCTGACG GCTGAACATGAGGGAATATTGAGGAGAAGGGAAAATGCACATTCTGGGCTTACTTGGGAGGAATACAAATCCATGACATTCACATTTCAG TTTATCAACGAAACGGCGAGACTGGCAAATATAGTTCCAGGAATCTTTCGAAAAGCACTAAGAGATATCCAGTTTAAGG GATATACCATTCCAGCAGGCTGGGCTGTTATGGTCTGCCCTCCAGCTGTGCACTTAAACCCGGAAAAGTACGTCGATCCCCTTGCTTTTAACCCGTGGCGATGGGAG AAATCTGAACTGAAGGGAGCCTCTAAACATTTCATGGCTTTTGGTGGGGGCATGAGGTTCTGTGTTGGTACAGATTTTACCAAAGTTCAAATGGCTGTGTTTCTCCATTGTCTGGTTACAAAGTACAG GTTCAAAGCAATCAAAGGAGGCAACATCGTCCGAACTCCCGGTTTACAGTTCCCGGACGGCTTTGACGTTCAGATCATGGAGAAATAA